The Solanum lycopersicum chromosome 2, SLM_r2.1 DNA window GACCGTTTTGATGAGAACAGAGACGGGAAAATATCTGCCGAGGAGCTTCAACAGTGTGTGCATTTGATTGGCAAAGACATGTCATATGAGGAAGCAAAGGCTGCTGTTGAGCATAATGATTCAGACAATGATGGCTTGTTGGATTTTGAAGATTTTGTGAGATTAATTGAAGGTGGAAGTGAAGAAGAGAAGGCGCACGAGTTGAAGGAGGCGTTCAAGATGTATGAAATGGAAGGGTGTGGATGCATAACGCCTGAGAGTTTGAATAGAATGCTTTCTAGATTGGGAGAATCAACAACAATTGATGAATGCAGAGGAATGATTTGCCGCTATGATATTGATGGCGATGGTCTCCTTAATTTTCATGAGTTTGAGATCATGATGCGTTGCTAGTACTCGTCACTCAACTAATACTTATTACTATCTCTATCTCATAAAGTGATCACTCTTCAGTTAAGACACCTAGTTGCTACTTTGtctcattgttttgtttctGCTTTATTTGATTCTTTCAGTCTTTAATTGGTTGATCACTCATTCTTTCTGTATATTCTCTAAAACCAGGTTACATATGTTTATTTGTAATTTCTCCATTAGTACCCATATTTTGTGCTTTACATGTTTGTAACACTACTACTATGATTAATGATCTGTAATATATGTTTCATTTTACCTTTGGGGTGTCCTTTGATTCAACAACTTTGTATTAAAAAGTAGGAACATATATTGAGAAATGAACTGAAAATTGATTGACAAAAGTAGCTACATAAGAAGATGACTATTGATTAAAAGTAGCTATATAGTTACTCAAGTACATACTATTTACAAGTAACAGTAATAATATGCAGAATAAACTCTCTTCTCCTATTTTGCCTTGAGTACATAGGAAATCCAGAAATTATGACTCATAAAAACCTTACAACAAGTTGAACACTGGCCAGTTTACAATTCACAGAATCACATGGAAGTACTGGTGGCTTCAGCCTTGAACAAAGGTTTGCAAGAGCTTTCGGAGATTATGAGTTGCTCCTCCCCTTCCAGTAATTTTTCTTCAACCAATCTTGACAACTTCTTCACAATTTCACCAGCATTTGGTCTTAATGACGGCTCTTCCTCCACACATGCTCTAGCCAAATTTGCCAATGTCACTGCTGCATCAAATGAATAATTCTCTCCCAACGCGCTGTCCACCCATTCCCTTAGCTCATCCACATTCTCTGACTCCAAAATAACCTTTATTTTCTCAGAGAGGGCAACTTCATCTTCTCCTTCAGTAACATTTCTAATTCTTATAGGTGTTTGGCCTGATAACACCTCAAGTAATATCACCCCGAAAGCAAAGATATCAATGCTCGGGGCAATGATTTCTTGTTTAAGACACTCTGGAGCCAGGTAACCTTTTGCAACATCATCTTCAACACATCGAGCCATACCAAAATTACCAACTTTAGCCTTGAACTCTTCATCAAGAAGTATGTTCCGGCTCTTTATATTTCGATGAACATAAACAGGATCCATGATATGGTGCATAAATTGTAAGGCAGTGGCTACATCTAAACAGATCCTTAGCCTCTGATTCCATGTCAAGAAACAATCACATGAAgcaatgaattgatttttcattGCTAGACCACCATGAAGCCAATCCTTCAATGAACCATTTTTCGCGTATTCAAACACCAAGAATGAATCAGGACCCTCTGTAACACACGTCCCTAAGAGCCTAATGATATTTGGGTGATGATGAATTGCATCATTGAATAGCCCGAAATCTATTTTTGAGATACTGCTAGTCTCCATCTGTTTGATTGCCAAATTTTTACCACTGATACGGCCATGGAATACAGAATCCTCGATAAGATTCGAGGAATCAAATTCCTCTGTTGCCTTCTTTATCTCCTCAATAGTATAGGTCTCAACGAACAACTTATGTGGTGTGGCATCAATAATCTGACCATCAAGATCATTTTGAGACCCATCgaatgaaacttttttttcgCTCGTAGTTCTCACACTCAAACTTAACTTTTGTAGCTCCGTATCTCTTTCCTTACTCAAAATATCCCCTTTCCTCTtgagaaaataaaacaagaaaactgCTGGAAGCGCAAAAATTGCCACGAAGACAACCAAAGCAACAGCAATATAAACTCTCATCATCCGCATTTTGGTCTTCTTCTTATGTATTTTGGATGACGCAATACTTGCTGCTGGATATCCCAAATTCGGTTGCTGAGGTTTCGTGAATGATCCAAGTTTGGGTTTACCTGTTGATACATGATATAATTAAGTAACCAAGGAGGCATGTTGAGAcataaataatgtaattaaatgTTACCTTCGAGAGGGATCAAAAGTGTTGAAGCTGGTGAAAGTCCATTAGTTCTAAAACTAGCTCCTTGTGATCTTCGATTGACATCAATTATTCTATCAACAGTCGTATTGAAGCTGACTGCCAAGGCTGCAATCGTATCGCCTTGCTTCACAGGGTATGAGAGCAGAAGTTTCGTCCGCAGAGTAATTTCTTGTGGTGAAGGACAAGCACATCTCAATGGAATCGACAAGAGAGTTTTCTCAGAGAGACCCCAAGGAGTAACATTTGGATTTTTCTCCTGAATTGCTTTACAAGTCGTTAAACCTTCCAAAGATTGAGCAATGCTGTAAAAGCTCTCACCTTTAGTGGTGGTTTTCCTTAGCTCTGATTCAAAGAAACCACCAATGCATTTACAATCTAATGGAATTATTAAAGGCTGATCAGTTGCAAGAAACTCTGTATCTGGAGAAAATCCATTTGCTTCTCGGAGAAGGTATTGATTGATACCTAAATAAGAGCTCAGATTGAAAAGAGAGTCGTATAATGAATTAGTCCGAAGAATCCCAAATGTCCCGCATTGTAACAGATGCACGTTACGGTCACATCGATAGCCAGAAGCAGATGGAGATTTGGAATCGCAGCTTAATAAGTCCTCTCCATGAGCAGAAAGAgtaataaatagaaagaaaaatacgAAAGCCCAGAATTGAAAAGCGACTATCATAGTTTAACTAATTGAGTGAAGGACCACTCTATGGAAGGGCATAAAAAGGTTGGTCTATGGCAGGGCAAAGAAATGAATATTTTGGATCTGTACAAATCGGCGTATATAAAGTAGAATATTTCGGACAAGAATCTTGGATGCTAcaattcttattttatatttttgagtcTGCACTACTCTTTGAGATTGTTTGGAAATTATGCTAGTGTTAATAATGTATGTTGTATTAGTTATTTCATCTTCTACTCAGCATAAATTAGTACATCAATtcactcctattaattatgtCAATTTCTAAAATTACAAATCGAGCGTCACGTGAACTTTATAACTCCAATAGCTACCAAACAACCCCTATGTACATTTGAAATGGCTATCCGTCATGATTATCCCCTCAACCACCTTAACATATTCTTTTTGGTTTTTgaaactttatatttatttatgcgCATACATGAACTTGGAAAAAGGTCATCTTGCCTTGGAAGAATATTGAGCAACAAGTGAATGTACAAACATTGGGGTAAGGAAAGCAAATGAAAATCTGTTAAAAGTTTAGAAAACCAAGTTACTAGTAAATTAATTGACCAGTGGGGCGGTCGGGAAGACCCCTCGTATGGCTAAATATATGTTTGTCAATTGTTATAGAAGAAGAGAGGGAGGGGGATAGCTGATGAAAttttctatattgaattgagCACATTGAAAACAGTTATATGTGTgtataaagaaaaacaagaagggTTAACCAGGTAATGGAAAAATCAAATTTGGTCAGAATggtaaataacatattttacattatgttttgttattttacgtttttttttaatttttatccttcaattttaatatcttttaacttataaatgaaaaaaagatcagtttttattttaaaacaaaaaagatattatagactttttaaatttctGATCAAATTTTCTGACCATTTAGCATTATTACGTAATAGGATATTAGGTTAGTATCTGAGTGATTGTGTGCAGGAGACGAATAGGTAGTTGAGTGTCTCAACATCCGATCATATTGGTAATTGTAGTATTTCACTAGTAATTTTTTGTCCTTCAGTTATTATGATACTAAATGTGTTTTTTTGTATTtcgattattttattattatattgtagtGATTATTCAGCATACCACGTTATTCTCACTTTTGTTACTTCTTTTTCTGAACTATTTTAGACTGTTTTTCCTTGAAATGATAGTTTGTCGAAAACAATTTCTCTGCCTCTGAGATAGAATAAGATATGTGTACATTCTATTCTCAGCATACCTCACTTTATAGGATAATTAAATGCAAAAGCACATAGTATGTATTCCTCAACCAATATCACACACCAAGTGTTCAAAACATGTCTCCATGCTCAAATTAAATCGAAATCATAATTTCTTGAGCGTAATATATGCTCTCTTGTCTTAAGTCAAGGGTACGATAAGTGACGCATACAATGGACAAGCACTATATGCCACGAACAAAAAAACTCGCATTGACGAGACCTCCCGTCCTTTGCATACATAAAGCTAAGGCATTTGAGACacatttcattttaaaagatGATGACTCAAAATTCCATCTTCACCTATATATCTATAACCTACATTTCATATGGACCATCCAAAATTTTGAGTCTATGATCaattctaaatttaaaaattaaatgcaaCTTACTTGTTTATATATTAAGTGGATAATTTTGGATAAAAGCTagatttctttcttcttttttttttttagaaaatgtggaagaagaaagaaggtGCACGTGAGATCACATGCCGACCACCATTCAGCAAAGCTCTAGATAAGtaataaagaaatgaaaaaaggCCCATACGTAAACAGAGGTGACAAGTACGAGATCAACTGTCCGAAGGGAGAAAAAAGGTTTCTTTTGTCGATAGACCCACAGCCACATGACCAAGGTAGTGCTAGATAGTAGTAGCCAATAATATATTAGTAAATCTCAGAAATTTGGAAACGAGTTTAATCCATATGAAGAATCGAAGGTATTAGGGGTCTTAAGTACtaaaattagtttatttaacaTGATTCGCCCTAAAATAATTAGCTACAATCATcaacttagttcattttgatatgttcaattcattttatttaaaagttaggCTACTTATGTGTTGTTCACTGtgatttgtcaatttttttagttGTCTTATATCATAGATTACCATCATAAAAAAAAGGGGGACATATATCATGATTAAAAACATTATAAGAGTAATGTAACCCAACCCTTCCATTCTAACACTAGTAGTAGTGGAAAGTGTGCAGCTGAAACTATACATCAACCTTAGGAGTTTAATTTAGTGTTCCTAGAAGAACGCAATAATAATGGATCTGatttttattggaaaaataCCACCTTCAGCAGATCGAAATATATTGTCATGAGAGTTGTATCTTTTTGAACTCCATCTAGGCACACTTTTTATAACTTCTCGTATTGTCAAGTTGCCTAGTTGGATCCATTACTTGTTAAAATCTCCCAGAAACTATGATTCTCCTGAAGCCTTCTGCTTCAAAACAATGTGCACAAAGCGAGCCAATTTACTAAAGCATAAATTACacgattttttagtttttgataatTTCTGAATTTATAGAGTAAACTCAGGGAAAATAATTAGttgaaatcattaaaataaaaaatagattaaagttTATTTAGCTATTATACAACTCAGGAAGTGGAACGAAATTTAGTTATTTTGCAGTGTATTTCATACTAGTTAAGGGTTATAATGCTTGCAGAGTTCAACAAGATAGAGTTTAGAGCAAATTTTGAGGAATATCAGACATTAAAATCAGTATGGCActttatagttatagtttgcgcATGTTTGCTACGAAGCTTCTCATTTGTATAAATCGCTGTCATCTGATTCGCAAGCAtctaatttgtataaaatcCAGTAATTATATATGTACATCGGtaagataattgtatatatataactattatgtatatatatatcgatgATTGAGTTTTATATctgcataaaatttgaatttgtatacaattaaattgagttaaaatattcatatttgtatCTCAAATTTCTCTATCgctttatataaacacaaattgtacgttgtattttgtataattggTGTTTGTATTAAACAAGAAAGGCAAAAAAGAATTAGCAAGGGAAGATTTGtacttgtataattataagtgtatagaacgaagagatatgtatttatatatataggcAACTGATAAGGTGATGAGCGAGATTTAGAAGAGATAcaaatgacaaaaaatttattacgaattaaaataaaatatatattttgaattaatagtttgttatAATAGAAAATTCTTTCTCTTCCCTGAGTCGTATGCTATTTAAACAGACAGTTCACTGACATCTTTGACAGATGTGAAATGCCTGAAAATATATATTGCTGATCACATATCTTATCGATTCAGCCCATGGATCAAAGGAGGGCCCATGTAGTCGTAGCTAGCCCACGGAAATAAGAGACGACACCAtcttaaaatacaaatattttctatGATACCAACTACTAATTATTTCAAGAGTACTTGCGGATACAAACGTCCCTTTGTAAGTTCTACTAAGCTAGCGTTTGGTCatagatatttaaatatttttgataaatattatttggatgaaaatttgggtaaaattttaccatgtgtttggccatagaatttgagaaacatatttcatttttttaagaaatatgatttataccataagtttttaaaactatcaaactaatcataaatttgtattacatagCACAATAGAAATCTCACGTAACAAGATTTATGACTTCCgcaacaaataaacaagaatcaTTACGATAAATATTCGTAtagtgaaaaggtct harbors:
- the LYK2 gene encoding protein LYK2, coding for MIVAFQFWAFVFFFLFITLSAHGEDLLSCDSKSPSASGYRCDRNVHLLQCGTFGILRTNSLYDSLFNLSSYLGINQYLLREANGFSPDTEFLATDQPLIIPLDCKCIGGFFESELRKTTTKGESFYSIAQSLEGLTTCKAIQEKNPNVTPWGLSEKTLLSIPLRCACPSPQEITLRTKLLLSYPVKQGDTIAALAVSFNTTVDRIIDVNRRSQGASFRTNGLSPASTLLIPLEGKPKLGSFTKPQQPNLGYPAASIASSKIHKKKTKMRMMRVYIAVALVVFVAIFALPAVFLFYFLKRKGDILSKERDTELQKLSLSVRTTSEKKVSFDGSQNDLDGQIIDATPHKLFVETYTIEEIKKATEEFDSSNLIEDSVFHGRISGKNLAIKQMETSSISKIDFGLFNDAIHHHPNIIRLLGTCVTEGPDSFLVFEYAKNGSLKDWLHGGLAMKNQFIASCDCFLTWNQRLRICLDVATALQFMHHIMDPVYVHRNIKSRNILLDEEFKAKVGNFGMARCVEDDVAKGYLAPECLKQEIIAPSIDIFAFGVILLEVLSGQTPIRIRNVTEGEDEVALSEKIKVILESENVDELREWVDSALGENYSFDAAVTLANLARACVEEEPSLRPNAGEIVKKLSRLVEEKLLEGEEQLIISESSCKPLFKAEATSTSM
- the LOC101245711 gene encoding putative calcium-binding protein CML19 translates to MAEYKQHQRLFDRFDENRDGKISAEELQQCVHLIGKDMSYEEAKAAVEHNDSDNDGLLDFEDFVRLIEGGSEEEKAHELKEAFKMYEMEGCGCITPESLNRMLSRLGESTTIDECRGMICRYDIDGDGLLNFHEFEIMMRC